In Mangrovivirga cuniculi, the following proteins share a genomic window:
- the rpmA gene encoding 50S ribosomal protein L27, producing the protein MAHKKGAGSSKNGRESESKRLGVKIYGGQDAIAGNIIVRQRGTKHHPGENVGMGKDHTLFALTDGTVEFKKSRNRSIVSVTNGKAEA; encoded by the coding sequence ATGGCACATAAGAAAGGAGCCGGTAGTAGTAAAAACGGTAGAGAGTCGGAAAGTAAACGACTAGGCGTAAAAATATACGGTGGCCAGGATGCCATCGCAGGAAACATCATCGTTCGTCAGCGTGGTACTAAACACCACCCGGGTGAAAATGTAGGTATGGGTAAAGACCACACCTTATTCGCTCTTACTGACGGAACTGTTGAGTTTAAGAAAAGCCGAAACAGATCTATCGTTTCTGTTACTAATGGAAAGGCAGAAGCTTAA
- a CDS encoding ribonucleoside-diphosphate reductase subunit alpha has product MYVVKRDGRRESVKFDKVTARIERLCYGLDRNYIEPVDIAKKVISGIYDGVTTVQLDNLAAETAASLTVKHPDFAILAARIAISNLHKVTSKSFSNTMKRLYTYEDKNTGDHAPLISKEAYEVIRKNAALLDSAIIYDRDFNYDYFGFKTLEKSYLLKLDGQIVERPQHMLMRVAVGIHMDDLDSVIETYNLLSEKWFTHATPTLFNAATPKPQMSSCFLLTMKDDSIDGIYDTLKQCAKISQSAGGIGLSIHNVRATGAYIKGTNGVSNGIVPMLRNFDMTARYVDQGGGKRKGSFAIYLEPWHADIFSFLDLKKNHGKEELRARDLFYALWIPDLFMQRVEENGDWTLFSPDEAPGLHEAYGDEFAKLYAKYEKEGKGRKTVKAQELWFEILESQIETGTPYMLYKDAANNKSNQKNLGTIKSSNLCTEIIEYTAPDEVAVCNLASLSLPKFVVDGKFDHQKLYEITKVVTKNLNKVIDRNYYPVEEAKNSNMRHRPIGLGVQGLADTFMLLRYPFDSEEAKNLNEDIFETMYYAAMESSMEMAIEEGTYKTYEGSPVSKGIFQFDMWGVNPKSGRWDWTDLKRRVKKNGVRNSLLMAPMPTASTSQILGNNECFEPYTSNIYTRRTLSGEFIVVNKHLMRDLIELGIWNDKMKNRLIEANGSIQNMPEIPQRIKDLYKTVWEISQKQILEMAADRGPYICQSQSLNIHMDNPNFGKMTSMHFHAWKKGLKTGMYYLRSKAATSAIQFTVEKSKAQEEGPTAKSLEEREAEALQKRNDMACSLDDPENCESCSG; this is encoded by the coding sequence ATGTATGTAGTTAAAAGAGACGGAAGGCGTGAATCAGTAAAATTTGACAAAGTTACTGCGCGTATCGAACGTTTATGTTACGGATTGGACCGTAACTACATAGAGCCGGTTGACATTGCTAAAAAAGTAATTTCTGGTATCTATGATGGTGTTACCACTGTCCAATTGGACAACCTGGCTGCTGAAACAGCTGCAAGTTTAACTGTTAAGCATCCTGATTTTGCGATTCTGGCTGCCAGAATAGCGATTTCAAACCTTCATAAGGTTACGAGCAAATCATTCTCAAATACAATGAAACGCTTGTATACATATGAAGATAAAAATACAGGAGACCACGCTCCTTTGATTTCTAAAGAAGCGTATGAAGTAATCAGAAAAAATGCAGCTCTGTTAGATTCAGCGATCATTTATGACAGGGACTTCAACTATGATTACTTTGGGTTCAAGACTCTGGAAAAATCATATTTACTGAAACTTGATGGTCAAATTGTTGAGCGCCCACAGCACATGTTAATGCGTGTTGCAGTTGGTATTCACATGGACGATCTGGATTCAGTAATTGAAACATATAATCTGTTATCAGAAAAGTGGTTCACACATGCAACTCCGACATTATTTAATGCGGCTACACCGAAGCCACAAATGTCGAGCTGCTTCCTGTTAACTATGAAAGATGACAGTATTGACGGTATTTATGATACCCTTAAGCAGTGTGCTAAAATTTCACAGTCTGCTGGTGGTATCGGTTTAAGCATCCATAATGTTCGTGCAACCGGCGCTTATATTAAAGGAACTAACGGAGTGTCAAACGGTATCGTTCCGATGCTGAGAAACTTCGATATGACTGCAAGATATGTAGACCAGGGTGGCGGGAAACGTAAAGGTAGTTTTGCCATCTATCTGGAGCCCTGGCATGCTGATATCTTCTCTTTCCTTGATCTGAAGAAAAATCATGGTAAAGAAGAACTCAGAGCCCGAGATCTTTTCTATGCGCTATGGATTCCCGATTTATTCATGCAACGCGTAGAAGAGAATGGAGACTGGACACTTTTCAGTCCTGATGAAGCTCCGGGACTGCACGAGGCATATGGTGATGAGTTTGCTAAACTCTATGCCAAATATGAAAAAGAAGGTAAAGGCAGAAAGACTGTAAAAGCACAGGAACTTTGGTTTGAGATCCTTGAGTCTCAAATCGAAACAGGTACTCCTTACATGCTTTACAAGGATGCTGCAAACAATAAATCGAACCAGAAAAACTTAGGTACAATCAAATCAAGTAACCTGTGTACTGAGATTATAGAGTATACAGCACCTGATGAAGTAGCGGTTTGTAACCTGGCTTCATTGTCGCTTCCTAAGTTCGTGGTCGATGGTAAGTTTGATCACCAAAAACTTTATGAAATAACTAAAGTAGTTACTAAAAACCTTAACAAGGTTATTGATAGAAACTACTACCCAGTCGAAGAGGCTAAGAACTCAAATATGAGACACAGACCAATCGGTCTGGGTGTTCAGGGTCTTGCAGATACGTTCATGTTATTACGTTATCCGTTTGATTCTGAAGAAGCTAAAAACCTCAACGAAGATATATTTGAAACCATGTACTATGCCGCTATGGAATCTTCTATGGAGATGGCTATCGAGGAAGGTACATATAAGACCTATGAAGGTTCTCCGGTTTCAAAAGGTATTTTCCAGTTTGATATGTGGGGAGTTAACCCTAAGTCAGGCAGATGGGATTGGACAGATCTTAAGAGAAGAGTTAAGAAAAACGGAGTTCGTAATTCATTACTGATGGCTCCAATGCCAACAGCAAGTACTTCACAGATACTTGGTAACAATGAGTGTTTCGAACCTTATACTTCAAATATCTATACTCGTCGTACTCTTTCAGGAGAATTCATCGTTGTGAATAAACACCTGATGAGAGACCTTATCGAATTGGGTATTTGGAATGATAAAATGAAAAACAGACTGATAGAAGCAAATGGTTCTATTCAGAATATGCCTGAAATTCCTCAGCGTATCAAAGATCTTTATAAAACTGTCTGGGAGATCTCTCAGAAGCAGATCCTTGAAATGGCTGCGGATCGTGGACCATACATCTGTCAGAGTCAGAGTTTGAACATCCACATGGATAATCCAAACTTTGGTAAGATGACTTCAATGCATTTCCATGCATGGAAAAAAGGTCTGAAAACAGGTATGTACTACTTAAGATCTAAAGCTGCAACTTCAGCAATCCAGTTTACTGTTGAGAAATCGAAGGCTCAGGAAGAGGGACCAACAGCTAAATCATTGGAAGAAAGAGAAGCTGAAGCACTACAAAAACGCAATGATATGGCTTGTTCTCTGGACGATCCTGAAAATTGCGAGTCTTGCAGCGGTTAA
- a CDS encoding SAM-dependent methyltransferase, whose protein sequence is MGNNKEWFDEWFDSPYYHILYKHRDHDEARFFIDNLARVLNFSNGEKICDLACGKGRHSIYLNNLGLDVTGLDLSAENIAEANTFANESLRFKEHDMRETFAEEEFDYVVNMFTSFGYFKTDDEDQAVIDAVYKALKPGGKFVLDFLNPYTIINSLTPQEHKKLEGVDFHITKEFDEQSCTIIKEIRIEDDGEIHEYEERVKAIRRIEFLDHFRKANFKVKEIWGDHDLSPYEATSSNRMIFLLEK, encoded by the coding sequence ATGGGAAATAATAAAGAATGGTTTGATGAGTGGTTTGACTCTCCTTATTACCATATTCTATATAAACACAGAGATCACGATGAAGCCCGGTTTTTTATTGATAACCTGGCCAGGGTCCTGAATTTTAGCAATGGCGAAAAGATCTGTGATCTGGCCTGTGGCAAAGGAAGACATTCTATTTACCTCAATAACCTGGGCCTGGATGTGACCGGACTTGATCTATCTGCTGAAAACATTGCTGAGGCGAATACATTTGCTAATGAAAGTCTAAGATTCAAAGAGCATGATATGCGTGAGACCTTTGCTGAAGAGGAATTTGATTATGTAGTCAATATGTTCACCAGCTTTGGTTACTTTAAAACGGATGACGAGGATCAGGCGGTGATCGATGCAGTGTATAAAGCTTTGAAACCAGGAGGTAAATTCGTTTTAGACTTCCTGAATCCATATACCATAATCAACAGCCTTACACCGCAAGAACATAAAAAACTTGAGGGTGTTGATTTTCATATCACAAAGGAGTTTGATGAACAAAGTTGTACTATCATAAAGGAAATCAGAATCGAAGATGATGGTGAGATACATGAATATGAAGAAAGAGTAAAAGCAATAAGAAGAATTGAATTTCTGGATCACTTCAGAAAAGCAAATTTCAAAGTGAAAGAAATATGGGGAGATCATGATCTTTCACCTTATGAAGCAACATCCAGCAATAGAATGATCTTTTTATTAGAGAAATAA
- a CDS encoding TolB family protein, translating into MRFYSLLLITVLVCISCANPPFPEKHPQNYELFVTQRDTYAAVSPDGAKIAYYHSSGQIPEPIDYPSGLYVIDKDGNNRNLIIRGSILDPSWSPDGQWIVFSRLGAIQKIKLNGDSLTTLENPNSYGFFHPDWSPDGQNIYFDRADAIGDLSSIYKTDSDLNNATPILSGIGVGLRAPEISPDGQTLIGMKASHEFEGWQIFTVSFGEDSIEQQLTFNGDNRNPTWSKSGNEICWSKNVQIFIMDENGSNSKFLHYGISPDWLNANTIVFSFANGDYSKEVLYTIKTDGSEINQLTF; encoded by the coding sequence ATGCGATTTTACAGTTTATTATTAATAACAGTTTTGGTATGTATTTCATGTGCAAACCCACCCTTTCCTGAAAAACATCCCCAGAATTATGAACTATTTGTCACTCAGCGAGACACTTATGCTGCCGTTTCTCCTGATGGGGCTAAAATTGCTTATTATCATAGTAGTGGGCAAATCCCTGAACCAATAGATTACCCTTCTGGTCTTTATGTAATAGATAAAGATGGCAATAATAGAAATTTAATTATTCGTGGTTCTATATTAGATCCATCATGGTCTCCAGACGGACAATGGATAGTTTTTTCTCGTTTAGGAGCAATTCAAAAGATCAAATTAAACGGTGATAGTTTAACCACTCTGGAGAACCCAAATTCTTATGGTTTTTTTCACCCTGATTGGTCACCAGATGGTCAAAATATATATTTTGACCGCGCTGATGCAATTGGAGATTTAAGTAGCATATATAAAACCGATAGTGATTTAAATAATGCAACTCCTATTTTAAGTGGTATAGGGGTTGGGTTAAGGGCTCCAGAAATCTCCCCAGATGGACAAACTCTAATAGGTATGAAAGCATCTCATGAGTTTGAAGGTTGGCAGATATTTACAGTTAGTTTTGGTGAAGATAGTATAGAGCAACAATTAACTTTTAATGGTGATAATAGAAATCCTACATGGTCAAAATCAGGGAATGAAATCTGCTGGAGTAAAAATGTTCAAATATTTATCATGGATGAAAACGGCTCCAATTCCAAATTTTTACATTATGGTATTAGTCCAGATTGGTTAAATGCCAATACAATTGTTTTTAGTTTTGCTAATGGAGATTATAGTAAAGAGGTTCTTTACACTATAAAAACTGATGGGTCTGAAATCAATCAACTAACATTTTAA
- the rplU gene encoding 50S ribosomal protein L21 yields the protein MYAIVEIAGKQFKVTQDQSIYAPKMEGEAGASVEFDKVLLTDDNGTVSIGEPTVKGVKVSGKIVEHVKGDKIIVFHKKRRKGYRKKNGHRQQFTKVLIEKIA from the coding sequence ATGTACGCAATTGTAGAAATAGCCGGAAAGCAGTTCAAAGTAACGCAAGACCAGTCTATTTACGCTCCAAAGATGGAGGGTGAGGCAGGCGCTTCCGTAGAGTTTGACAAAGTATTGTTGACTGACGACAATGGCACCGTAAGTATCGGAGAGCCAACAGTAAAAGGTGTAAAGGTCAGCGGTAAGATCGTTGAGCACGTGAAAGGTGATAAGATCATTGTTTTTCACAAGAAAAGAAGAAAAGGTTACCGTAAGAAAAACGGACACCGTCAGCAGTTCACTAAAGTATTAATTGAAAAAATAGCTTAA
- the ruvB gene encoding Holliday junction branch migration DNA helicase RuvB codes for MREEYLQPDKNFLSPGDKEIEKALRPLSFEDFTGQRKVVENIKIFVEAARKREEALDHVLLHGPPGLGKTTLSHIISNELGANIKISSGPVLDKPSDLAGLLTNLEPNDVLFIDEIHRLNPIVEEYLYSAMEDYKIDIMLDSGPSARTVQITLNPFTLIGATTRSGLLTSPLRARFGINARLEYYDAEMLKTIVQRSAGILSTPIEDNAAVEIAGRSRGTPRIANNLLRRTRDFAQVKGDGTITKGIAEMALNALEVDKNGLDLMDNRILLTIIEKFNGGPVGITTIATACGEDGETIEEVYEPFLIQEGYIKRTARGRQATPLAYKHLNITMPGRLGSLFDSDE; via the coding sequence ATGAGAGAGGAATATTTACAGCCAGATAAGAATTTTTTAAGCCCCGGAGATAAGGAAATTGAAAAGGCATTGAGACCATTGTCTTTTGAGGATTTTACCGGGCAACGGAAAGTAGTTGAAAACATTAAGATTTTTGTTGAGGCTGCGAGGAAGAGAGAAGAAGCACTGGATCATGTTTTACTACATGGCCCTCCCGGTCTGGGAAAGACGACTCTTTCACATATTATTTCAAATGAACTTGGGGCGAATATAAAGATCAGTTCCGGTCCTGTGTTAGATAAGCCCAGTGACCTTGCAGGATTATTAACCAACCTGGAGCCCAATGACGTTTTATTTATTGATGAGATCCATAGGTTAAATCCAATTGTAGAGGAGTATCTGTACTCAGCTATGGAGGATTACAAAATAGATATCATGCTGGATAGTGGGCCATCCGCCCGTACAGTACAGATCACTCTTAATCCATTTACATTAATTGGGGCGACTACAAGGTCGGGTTTATTAACCTCACCACTAAGAGCCAGGTTTGGTATTAATGCCAGGCTTGAATATTACGATGCTGAAATGCTGAAAACTATAGTTCAGCGTTCTGCAGGTATTCTCTCTACACCGATAGAAGATAATGCAGCCGTCGAAATTGCCGGAAGAAGCAGAGGTACACCGAGAATTGCTAATAACCTGTTAAGAAGAACGAGGGATTTTGCACAGGTGAAAGGTGATGGAACAATCACCAAAGGAATTGCGGAAATGGCTCTTAATGCCCTGGAGGTAGATAAAAATGGCCTTGACCTGATGGACAACCGGATACTACTGACCATCATAGAGAAATTTAACGGCGGGCCGGTTGGTATTACTACAATCGCAACAGCTTGCGGTGAAGATGGAGAGACCATAGAGGAAGTATACGAACCATTCCTGATCCAGGAAGGATATATTAAAAGAACAGCAAGAGGAAGGCAAGCAACTCCACTTGCATACAAGCACCTCAATATTACTATGCCGGGTAGACTAGGAAGTTTATTCGATTCAGATGAGTAG
- a CDS encoding S9 family peptidase — MKQRFIAVLFFISFIALDAQERYSDLRDALFNAGKLSGQSGPASVNWINEGEQFSFMDGNIIKRYDPSTGSESVIFDPSGKTFPNTATEFTYNSFQWSQDSRFILFKTNFRPVWRRSGISDYFLYSLEDESFKLVAKDAQTAELSPDGTKVGYERGGNLFVYDLEAEKETQLTDDAEDQFYNGRFGWAYEEEFGLAQAWSWSPDSENIAFWQSDEREVPVFRMTDYQNTGHNDYVKIRYPKVGDTNPKVRIGVINIDSGSKEWMKVPMNDDYIPRIYWTADDSKLAIVHLNRKQNHLKLFMSDIKSGDSKVIFEEKSDAWIDVFDFFAGIDHLFFFPEDVEEFFWISDRDGFSHIYRYDYDGELINQVTDGNWEVVYVYEVNPKSKTIYYSSTEESPLERHLYSIKFNGKKKTKMTTEPGRHKIDFSPSSEMYLDYYSNVNTPRQVILKDVKKNNTIKHFVDNKEVKEYVENHIYADKELFSFTTEDGTQLDGYIIKPIDFDENEKYPLVLNIYGGPGAQSVYNEFATNGWEQYLAQEGYVIVSVNNRGSGGYGSAFEKIVYEDLGNYESKDFVATVKHLADTHSWIDGDNMAIRGHSYGGYMSSMTMLRHPGIFKVSLVGAPVTDWRLYDSIYAERYMGLIDGNDQKWIDSSPQSYAGNLDGHMFIAHSTMDENVHVQNTFQLVKKLIDNGKDADLRIYPPGAHGVAYSGPSYLLLYQQYVDYLDKYLK, encoded by the coding sequence ATGAAGCAACGTTTTATAGCTGTATTGTTTTTTATCTCTTTTATAGCATTAGATGCACAAGAGAGATATAGTGATCTCAGAGATGCATTATTCAATGCCGGAAAATTATCTGGTCAGTCCGGACCGGCGAGCGTAAACTGGATCAATGAAGGAGAGCAATTCTCTTTTATGGATGGAAATATTATTAAACGATATGATCCTTCTACCGGAAGTGAAAGTGTCATATTCGATCCATCTGGAAAGACATTTCCAAACACTGCCACTGAATTCACTTATAATTCATTTCAGTGGTCTCAAGACTCGAGATTTATACTTTTCAAGACCAACTTCAGACCTGTTTGGAGAAGATCCGGAATTTCAGATTATTTTCTTTACAGCCTGGAGGATGAGAGTTTTAAGTTAGTTGCCAAGGATGCTCAAACTGCTGAATTATCACCGGATGGTACAAAAGTCGGATATGAAAGAGGTGGAAACCTGTTTGTATACGATCTGGAGGCAGAAAAAGAAACTCAGCTAACTGATGATGCAGAAGATCAGTTCTACAATGGTCGTTTTGGCTGGGCATACGAAGAAGAATTTGGCCTGGCACAGGCGTGGTCATGGTCTCCAGACAGTGAGAATATTGCATTCTGGCAGTCTGACGAAAGAGAGGTTCCAGTATTCAGAATGACTGATTATCAAAACACAGGACACAATGATTATGTAAAAATCAGGTATCCAAAAGTTGGAGATACTAATCCAAAAGTTAGAATCGGTGTAATTAATATTGACTCAGGTTCTAAAGAGTGGATGAAAGTCCCGATGAATGATGATTACATCCCAAGAATTTACTGGACAGCTGATGATTCAAAACTGGCGATTGTTCACTTGAACAGAAAGCAAAATCATTTGAAGCTATTTATGTCGGATATTAAATCCGGTGATTCAAAGGTAATTTTTGAAGAAAAGTCAGATGCCTGGATTGATGTTTTTGACTTTTTTGCAGGTATAGATCACCTGTTCTTTTTTCCAGAAGATGTAGAAGAGTTTTTCTGGATTTCTGATCGGGATGGGTTTAGCCATATTTACAGATATGATTACGATGGCGAATTAATTAACCAGGTAACTGATGGAAATTGGGAAGTAGTTTATGTCTATGAGGTAAATCCAAAGTCAAAAACTATTTATTATAGTTCGACTGAAGAATCACCGTTGGAAAGACATTTATATAGTATAAAATTCAACGGAAAGAAAAAGACAAAAATGACAACTGAACCTGGTCGTCATAAAATTGATTTTTCTCCATCTTCAGAAATGTATCTTGATTACTACAGTAATGTCAATACACCAAGACAGGTAATATTAAAAGATGTAAAAAAGAATAATACGATAAAGCATTTCGTAGATAATAAAGAGGTAAAGGAATATGTAGAGAATCATATTTATGCGGATAAAGAATTGTTTTCTTTTACCACTGAAGATGGTACTCAACTAGATGGTTATATTATTAAGCCAATAGATTTTGATGAAAATGAGAAATATCCATTAGTATTAAATATTTATGGAGGTCCTGGTGCACAGTCTGTATATAATGAATTCGCGACCAATGGCTGGGAACAATATCTTGCCCAGGAAGGATACGTGATTGTTAGTGTGAACAACAGAGGTAGCGGAGGCTACGGGTCAGCATTTGAAAAGATAGTTTACGAGGATCTCGGTAATTATGAAAGTAAGGACTTTGTGGCAACAGTAAAACATCTTGCTGATACTCATAGCTGGATCGATGGTGATAATATGGCAATCAGAGGACACAGTTATGGCGGTTACATGTCATCGATGACTATGTTGAGGCATCCTGGAATATTCAAAGTTTCTCTAGTTGGTGCACCGGTTACAGACTGGAGATTGTATGATAGTATTTATGCGGAGAGATATATGGGATTAATTGACGGAAATGATCAAAAATGGATCGATTCCAGTCCGCAATCCTATGCTGGTAATCTTGATGGCCATATGTTTATCGCACACAGTACGATGGATGAGAATGTGCACGTTCAAAACACATTCCAGTTAGTTAAAAAACTGATTGACAATGGTAAAGATGCCGATTTACGAATTTATCCTCCTGGAGCTCATGGAGTTGCTTATAGTGGTCCAAGTTACTTGCTTCTTTATCAGCAGTATGTAGACTACCTGGATAAGTATTTGAAATAG
- a CDS encoding FAD:protein FMN transferase produces the protein MINNRIKNAIYTVVLLVAIFAVYQCRNQEKTDTKTNLVAVTGKTMGTYYNIKYLDSLERNFKPIIDSTLEVFNESLSTYIQDSEISVFNRQDSLNFDLPYFYPVLKRSEIIHRKTNGAFDPTVMPLVSLWGFGPDEMANVDSADIEKALDRVGFDMIRYTENYVVKEKEGVELDFSAIAKGYGVDVISELLINEGINNFLVEIGGEVRCKGINHEGEPWAVGIDRPMENVEQGKNMSAIVKLKDKALATSGNYRNFYVKDGIKYAHTISPITGYPVFHQLLSASVIADECMTADAYATAFMVSGLEKSKEIAERENLQVILIYNDQEGKYKTYVSPSLEKNIKLID, from the coding sequence ATGATCAACAACCGAATTAAAAACGCGATATATACTGTTGTATTGCTTGTAGCTATCTTTGCTGTCTATCAATGCCGTAATCAGGAAAAGACTGACACCAAAACAAATTTAGTAGCTGTTACAGGCAAAACCATGGGTACGTATTATAATATAAAGTACCTTGATAGTCTTGAGAGAAACTTCAAACCCATAATTGACTCCACCCTGGAGGTATTTAATGAAAGTTTATCAACGTATATCCAGGATTCAGAGATCAGCGTATTTAACAGGCAGGATTCACTGAATTTTGATCTTCCTTATTTTTATCCTGTTTTAAAAAGATCCGAAATAATTCACCGGAAAACAAATGGAGCTTTTGATCCTACGGTCATGCCTTTAGTAAGCCTCTGGGGTTTTGGACCTGATGAAATGGCAAATGTTGATAGTGCCGATATCGAAAAAGCACTCGATAGGGTGGGTTTCGATATGATCAGATATACTGAAAATTATGTTGTCAAAGAAAAAGAAGGAGTCGAATTAGACTTTAGTGCTATTGCCAAAGGTTATGGAGTGGATGTGATCAGTGAATTACTTATTAATGAAGGAATAAATAATTTCTTAGTTGAAATTGGAGGTGAAGTTCGGTGTAAAGGAATAAACCACGAAGGTGAACCCTGGGCTGTTGGTATTGACAGACCCATGGAAAATGTGGAGCAAGGAAAAAACATGAGTGCAATTGTCAAATTAAAAGATAAGGCCCTTGCAACTTCTGGTAATTACCGAAACTTTTATGTTAAAGATGGAATTAAATATGCCCATACAATCAGTCCGATTACCGGCTACCCTGTCTTTCATCAATTATTAAGTGCTTCAGTTATCGCAGATGAATGTATGACTGCAGATGCTTATGCAACGGCCTTTATGGTTTCAGGACTTGAGAAAAGTAAAGAAATAGCGGAAAGAGAAAATTTACAGGTAATCCTGATTTATAATGATCAGGAAGGAAAATATAAAACTTACGTTAGTCCTTCATTAGAAAAAAACATCAAACTAATAGATTAA
- a CDS encoding ZIP family metal transporter, translated as MILNSVILILFTVGAGLTAFYFGKKKLTFYKPALTFGGAYLFSITITHILPQVYYINNRASLTLGIFILGGFFLQLLLENLSQGIEHGHRHAFDIESKPFHPTAISLMIGLCIHSILEGTLIGNPYTIGHHHDHGDGSVLIGILLHKMPAAFALTLVLWESVKSRKTAIIYLIIFSIMSPIGMVSEYWLSQNNLVTAENMSYVYALVSGSFLQISTTIFYETSPEHKINPTRFIVALAGAALAIFTEFIF; from the coding sequence ATGATTTTAAACTCTGTCATTTTAATACTTTTCACGGTAGGAGCAGGATTAACTGCCTTCTATTTTGGCAAAAAGAAGCTTACTTTTTATAAACCGGCACTTACTTTTGGCGGCGCTTACCTGTTTTCTATTACCATTACTCATATTCTCCCACAGGTCTATTACATAAATAACAGGGCCTCATTAACCTTGGGAATATTTATTTTAGGTGGGTTCTTCCTTCAACTTTTGCTGGAAAATTTATCCCAGGGAATTGAACATGGTCACAGGCATGCATTTGATATTGAAAGTAAACCTTTCCATCCAACTGCAATTTCCCTTATGATTGGACTGTGTATCCATTCCATATTAGAAGGAACATTGATAGGAAACCCATATACTATCGGCCATCATCATGATCATGGAGATGGCAGTGTACTTATTGGAATCTTACTTCACAAAATGCCGGCAGCTTTTGCTTTGACACTGGTATTATGGGAAAGTGTCAAAAGCAGAAAAACAGCGATTATTTACCTGATCATATTTTCGATAATGTCACCGATCGGTATGGTCTCAGAATATTGGCTCTCCCAAAATAATCTGGTTACTGCTGAAAACATGAGTTACGTATATGCTCTGGTAAGTGGAAGTTTTTTACAGATATCGACCACTATTTTCTATGAGACCTCTCCTGAACACAAAATTAATCCTACGAGATTTATTGTTGCTTTAGCCGGTGCGGCTTTAGCGATTTTTACGGAGTTTATATTTTAA
- a CDS encoding ribonucleoside-diphosphate reductase small subunit, with amino-acid sequence MSEVNKNVDEPILQDNPDRFVLFPIQHNDIWEFYKKAEASFWTAEEIDLSQDLKDWENLNDGERHFIKHVLAFFAASDGIVNENLAEHFVAEVQYTEAKFFYGFQIAIENIHSETYSLLIDTYVKDGKEKDYLFNAIETMDCVKKKADWALRWIDNGSFQERLIAFAAVEGIFFSGSFCSIFWLKKRGLMPGLSFSNELISRDEGLHCDFACLIYNNHVKNKLSKDKIREIITDAVEIEKEFVTDALPVKLIGMNADLMCQYIEFVADRLLSELECDKVYNATNPFDFMEMISLQGKTNFFEKRVGDYQKAGVMQDKSGGDKPRFSLDEDF; translated from the coding sequence ATGAGTGAAGTAAATAAGAACGTTGACGAGCCAATCTTACAAGACAATCCGGACCGATTTGTGTTGTTTCCAATTCAGCACAATGATATTTGGGAATTTTATAAGAAAGCGGAAGCAAGTTTTTGGACTGCAGAGGAGATCGATCTGAGCCAGGACCTGAAAGACTGGGAAAACCTGAATGACGGGGAAAGACATTTTATTAAACATGTATTGGCATTCTTTGCTGCCAGCGATGGAATTGTAAATGAAAACCTTGCTGAACATTTTGTTGCTGAAGTACAGTATACTGAGGCGAAATTCTTCTATGGTTTCCAGATTGCAATTGAAAATATTCACTCAGAAACCTATTCATTACTGATCGATACGTATGTAAAAGACGGTAAAGAAAAGGATTACTTGTTCAACGCAATTGAGACTATGGATTGCGTTAAGAAGAAAGCAGACTGGGCATTGAGGTGGATTGATAATGGTAGTTTCCAGGAAAGACTAATTGCATTTGCTGCAGTGGAAGGAATCTTCTTCAGTGGTAGCTTCTGTTCTATTTTCTGGTTGAAGAAAAGAGGATTAATGCCGGGACTAAGTTTCTCAAACGAATTAATTTCAAGAGACGAAGGTCTACACTGTGATTTTGCTTGTCTCATTTATAACAATCACGTTAAGAACAAATTATCCAAAGATAAAATAAGAGAGATCATTACTGATGCAGTAGAGATCGAGAAAGAATTCGTTACTGATGCATTACCAGTTAAACTAATCGGTATGAATGCTGATCTAATGTGTCAATACATCGAGTTTGTAGCTGACAGGTTATTGAGTGAGCTGGAATGCGACAAAGTTTACAATGCAACGAATCCATTCGATTTCATGGAGATGATATCTCTTCAGGGTAAAACAAACTTCTTTGAAAAAAGAGTTGGCGATTACCAAAAAGCTGGTGTAATGCAAGACAAATCAGGAGGAGACAAACCTCGCTTCAGTCTTGATGAAGATTTTTAA